From the genome of Sylvia atricapilla isolate bSylAtr1 chromosome 19, bSylAtr1.pri, whole genome shotgun sequence:
TTTTGTTCCACCTTCACTTTGTGCCTCTCTTGGGAGAACCTGGGGATTTGTGCTGCTAAACGTTGTCATTTTGCCACAAACTGAGTgacctaaaggggctccagtGCTGGACAGGGAGTTGTTTGGAGCAAGCTGCTCTGGGGGAAAATGTCCCTGTCCTTGGAACAAGATGGTTTTTaggatcctttccaacccaaaccgttctgggGTTCTGTGAAAACAAACTTCAACCTGTGCAGGAAGGTTAATGAAAAGGATTTTCAGCTGACATAAATTTCATGGTGACCTCTAAGTTATGTCAGCCTTTACTTTGTCTTGAGTTTACTATTTACGTAAGTGATGTCTTAAATCCACTGTGTTTAGAAACTTAGTTTAATTTCAGGTAATAGGTTTACTTTTGTgttgtgaaaatgtgaaatgtgaaaacCTTCTCTTTAAGGaactacttaaaaattaatgataTTACATTTCAAAGAGGATGAAGGTAACTTAACCAGTGTAACTTCACAattggatattttttcctgattatagagaaaaaaaattctttgtagTAATGAATTCTTGCTTTTGTGAATTAGTGGCAAAGGAGGAAGCCCTGCCTTCAGCCCTTCCCATCCACTGCTGCCTTTGAggcaaaagcaacaaaaatcaTTACAGGGAGAAGACAGCCCTGGTAAGTCTGCCTTGAATTCACCTTTCAACAGGCAATAACTGTCAATGtctataaaataattaattgaaatATAAGTTAATTTCTAGGAATGACTTAGAATTTAATTGAACTGCAGTAACACGAGTGGGTGAACATGTTGGGTTTTAGTATATCTTAAAGAGCTTTTAAGGAATCTagtgggttttaatttttttcaggctttgtCTGTGtctggtggcagctgcaggaaaccTGTTTTCTGCTGCCATCTGTTGGGGAAGGAGTTGATTCTGTTTTTATGTTTGCTATTAAATGAGGTAAAAGTGCTGGTTTAAAGATCATTTCCAAACTATTATTAATTAGTAATCATTTCAGGCCATCGGCACCGTTCGAATTCCCTGACCCGTGTCGATGGGCAGCCACGAGGGGCAGTTCTGGCATGGCCAGAGAGGAAACCCAGGTAAGGGAGGCATTTATTTACTACAGCACTGCTTGAGGAAGTGATACTGTGACAATTTGATTGTGGTAATGAGGTGTCACTGCCCTAGAACTGCACTGACAGTcacttaattttgttttctctttatgtgCACTTTCAGAGCTGACTGATTTTAGATTTGCAGTTGAAAATACGTCAGATGTGATTTTCAGGAGGTGCTGTTGAAAATGGAAGTGTCTGAAGTTGCTGCTTGGTATTGCTGGTCACTTGTGATACaggatgcatttttaaaataaagcaacaaTTTTAGCTGTCTGTATCATGGTCTTTATTTCAACAAATTGTCATGCTTGAGTGTCAGTAgattctttttatcttttctagGCCTCTGTCTCAGCCAACACCATTTGCCCTTCATCATTCTGCCAGTACTGATGTGGACCCTGGCTCTGGTGACAGCATTAGCCTGGCCAGATCCATCAGCAAGGACAGTCTTGCTTCCAACATTGTCAATGTaacccccaaaaaccagccCCACCCTCCATCGGTGAAAGCCAACGGGAAGAGCTTGCTGAACAACGTAGAAATggaggatgaagatgaagagCTCATTGCAATCATCAGGTCTGAAGAAAGGCCAAACCGTGGTGACCCTGAGGTGCAGAATGCAGCAGCCAGGGTGCCCAGCATCGTGGCCACAGCGTGGTCTCCAAAAACAAGCAGCGACCCTTCGGACAGCAAACCCGAGAGTTTTTACCTGGAGCCTTTAATGCCTGCGGTCCTGAAACCAGCCAAGGAAAAGCAGGTCATCAATAAAGAGGATGAGTGTggggaggggaagcagaggagtTTTGTAACAAAGAGGTTAAATGAAGGACACTTGTCTTTGCTCCGCAAGAAAGCGACGAGCAGTCATGGTGAGCATGACCTCAGTAGGACTTTTACTCCAATTTCTAGCTCTGATTTCACTCCAGTTGCAGATCCCGGTTCTGGAGATGCAGTGGCCCTGGGGGAAGCAGATGTAGAAGCTTCCAGACCTTTGGCTAGTAGCAGTTTAGATCCTTCCTCTCAGGAGCTATCCACTGGAGGATTCTTTCTTCATGCTGCTAAACCTGACGATGAGGTAACCAGTAAAGTCAGTGTGAGTTATGGGAAAGGTCTCAACCTGCACATTCAGGATACAACCTGGACTATGGTGAGACAGGACTCTGAGCCGGATCTCCTGGACATGGAAGATGCTGACCAGGATTTGGTGGCCATGGACAACCACCCCATAGTCACTAAATACATTGGTGAGGAGGAATCTGCCAAGCTGCAGGAGGATATGAAGGTGAAGGAGCACGAGGACAAGGACGATGCCAGCGGCCGCTCCAGCCCGTGCCTGAGCACCATTTCCCAGGTGAGCAGCGTGTCCATGGCCAGCGGCAGTGTCCGCATGACCAGCTTTGCTGAGAGGAAACTCCAGAGGCTCAACAGCTACGAGACCAAGTCCAGCACAAGCAGttcccaaaaaaccaccccagatGGGTCAGAGAGCTGCCCAGCACCACTGACCACGTGGAAACAAAAGCGAGAGCAGAGCCCCAACAGGCAGAACAAAGACAATGTGAATCTTTTAGCTTCGGAGCTGGTGCAGCTCCACatgcagctggaagagaaacGCAGGGCCATAGAGGCTCAGAAGAAGAAGATGGAAGCCTTATCAGCAAGGCAGAGACTAAAATTGGGCAAGGCAGCTTTCCTGCACGTtgttaaaaaagggaaatctcCTGATGGTCCACAACCTATTAAACCAgaacattttggaaaagaatATTCTCGGCACAATGGGGAAGATTTGGATGAAGTTTCTTTGGGTTCCAAATCTGAGGAGTTTCTTgtgaaagaggaggagagagaagaaatgctCAATGATTCTCAAGACGTGGCAAAAGTCAAAATGCAGGAGAGCCTGGCTTTTGCTGAGCAACACAAACCAAAAGACCCCGCTGCTCTACACGAtttggaaaaaagtaaaattatttctgttgccCTCCTAGAGGACAACGTGACTGAAGCAGACATCAATGAATGTGACCTTTCTATCGAGAAGCTGAATGAAACAATCAGCACCCTGCAGCAGGCCATCTTAAAgatttcccagcagcaggagctgctcatgAAATCTCCAACAGTGCCATCCCCAGGAACCAGAAGTAACTCTCAGGACCAAAAGGTGAAACCTTCGATTCATTTTGTTGAGCCCCTGTCTCCAACTGGAATGAACAGCCTGCGGAAACCGCCGCGGCTCGGCCAGGGGAGGACCCCCCGCCCAGGAAGGCCCTCAGAGCTCAAAGTCCCTAAGGACAGGCAGCAGAATTCAGCTCGTGTGAAAACCCCAACTCCCAGCCTAGAAAACCTCCCGCATTTGAGACCTTTCCCACCCAATAGCTTGGCAAAGACGCCCACAGAAGTGGGATTGGAAAGCAGTCCTGATCATGGAAGTGGTTCCCAAGAGAAGTGTTTCTTTGATACCTATAGACTTCATGATGAGAGCAATCAAAGGGCACTTGTTCTCTCCACCTCCAAAGACGCAAATATTCTGTCTGAAATGAGCAAAGAGGTGAATAACAGCTTCAAGGAAGCAGGGTTGAATTCTTCTGATggctcaggaaaagaaaatgtcccAGTGGATGAGCCCCTGAGAAGCAAGGCTAATCTCATTGAAGTAGATTTGTCTGACTTAAAAGCTCCAGATGAAGGAGAACTTGAAAACCAGGATAGCTCCGTGGATATGATTAGTGAAGGTGATCAGAAGtctggtgtgggttttttcttcaagGTAAATGTGTTACCTTTCTCTCTTTGGCTCCTGTTACACACTCACCCAGCATTAAAACTGGTGTTTCCCAGTCTCCTGATGGAGCACAGCTCTCATTGGTTGCaatatttgaatattaaaaaactgCACTGGAAAACAATtacttttggaaaaagagagagatctGCTCTCAAAACATTTAGTTTTAATTTGTGCTTAGCAGTGATTATTGTCAATACTGCAAATGTGCTGACATGATGATACTTTCTCTTTCAATGTCTCTTTCGAGAAAGTCAAACTAGTCTCAATCTCAAGgaatttaaattaacttttgGGGTCTTTCTAGTGTGATTAATTCTGACTGATTGTCATTGCACTGGGATTATTTGTGGTGTCCATCCTGGCCCACATCATAGTTGCATTGTACTTTACAGGTCTAGGAGGTTTTATCATGATTAAAAACAAGTCAGAGTAAGATgagcccttttttttctcctgacaaACTTAAGGGAACACTAAAACtgtctcttattttttttctcgAGCAATAAGAGGGTTTGATTTACACTCATCAATTCTAAAAACGTCAAGATTTCCAAAAGTAAcagtttttcttcagattttcctGGAATCATCAGCAATCTTGTGATGTCCAGCTTAATATATTGTCCACTATTCCATAAAATCTGCATCCCTTTGGATTTTGCAGGATGAACAGAAGGCAGAGGACGAGCTGGCCAAGAAACGCGCGGCGTTCCTTCTGAAACAGCAGCGCAAGGCCGAGGAGGCTCGgctcaggaagcagcagctggaggctgagGTGGAACAGAAAAGGGATGAAGCTCGGTAAATGATgcaaaagaatttatttcccttcaCTTCCAGCTGAGGAAGTTTGTTCCATGCTGAATGCACTGATCTCGTGTTCCCTTGGCAGCCGCAAAGCTGAGGAGGACCGGATACggaaagaagaggagaaggctcGGAGAGAACTCATCAAGCAGGAGTATCTaaggaaaaaacagcagcaaattttGGAGGAGCAAGGGCTTGGGAAGCCCAAATCCAAGCCCAAAAAACCCAGGCCAAAGTCGGTCCATCGTGAGGAATCTTACAGCGATTCAGGCACAAAGTGTTCTTCTACACGTAAGAATCtggatttgttttctctccccgAGTTTCAAATCTGCTGTAAGTAAATGTGTTTGAcgttttctctcctgttttgtAGCTGATAATTTGAGCAGTGCTCAGTCTGGTTCCAGTCTGTCTTTGGCCTCGGCAGCAACAACTGAGCCTGAAAGTGTTCACTCTGGTGGCACTCCCTCACAGAGGTACAGCCACGTTCTCTTGGGTTTCTCTGGGGGTGAAACAGTTTTGGGGCTTCAGTGCTGTTTGCTTCACCTCACTGCCAGAGGAGCACAGTCAGCACTGCTGAATTCATCTGGTTTATGTGCCTGCCAACTGCAGTCTTCTGCACCAAcctgcaaatttattttttttttctcccagaggaGTCAGagtttttgctttgatttctaGCAAGGAGAATCTGACTGTTCTGGGGAGGATAAGGGAGAATAATCTGTTCCATTCAGGGACAGCAACATTTATGTGAGAATACAGGGCTAACCCCAAAACCTTGGCATATAatttttgatttgtttcctTCCCAGAGTTGAATCAATGGAGTCCTTACCCATTCTGAGCAGAAATCccagcagaaacacagagagagacTGGGAGAATGCTTCCACAGCATCTTCTATTGCTTCAGTGGCAGAATACACAGGTGcctgctttgtttctgtttagtttgttttgttcatttattaTGAATACCAGGTCAGGAAAACCTGTGATCTGTTCCATGTTGTTTTTGAAAAGTTGTCAGgtgtattttgttctgtttagtATCTCTAAAAGTAAGTAATTCTAgaaaaataatgacttttttcctttttttttttcactttgtgaAAATCTTAGTGTTCATAAATATCAGGCAGATAATTTTGACTTATTTATCTTCCTTAGGTCCAAAATTATTTAAGGAACCCAGCAGCAAATCCAACAAACCTATTATTCACAATGCTATTTCTCACTGCTGTCTTGCTGGAAAAGTGAATGAACCACATAAGAACTCAATATTAGAGgtaaacattaaaattattaatgcaCTCTCAATCACATGGGTCTGTAATGCTGATTTCATAATCCCTCTGATATATTGTGTGAATTCCATTTTCTAAAATGTGACTGTAtagggcatttttttttttctttccacgTGGAAAAACACAATCCTGTATTTAGAGTTCTGCTTTTAGATTTATCAAGGGACTGGAAAATTATGTTAAGAGGAACAGCTCTTCAGCTGAAAGCTTGAGATGATTCTCCCTGTGAACAACCCCTGCACTGATAGAGGTTAGCAGGTGGTCAGAGTGTAATGAACCACGTGTAAATCagtctctgagggtccagcctttgcagagaagtggctaaaattaatttcagccagactgctcttcagaagtgttttgtaaagcaaaccgtttaataaagaaaaataacaaaatagcaaatattacagaaaggaagggaaacagGTGTCCCAGAAAACCTTTGACACCCTCCCAAAACCCTCCAAAAtgcccttttctttctttgggccccttcctaaatactgaatgttttaggagggacaatCTGTCTTGCTGCCAATAAGATCACCAAGAGGTTTTGAGTTACACTCTCAGAGCCCAATCCATGctcctgtgctggtgctgagccaaTCACTGCCAggagagaatggaaaaaaatctgggtaAACTCCCTAAAACGTCTagaggtaaactgaaactctttcccttgTTGGGAAACACTTGCTGGGTGTGGGAAATGCATCCCTACACTGGCCCTGGTTGTCTTTGCTGCAGGAACTGGAGAAATGTGATGCCAACCACTACATCATCTTGTTCCGCGACGCCGGCTGCCAGTTCCGAGCACTTTACTGCTACTACCCCGACACGGAGGAGATCTACAAGCTGACTGGGACAGGGCCAAAGAGCATCACCAAGAAAATGATTGATAAACTCTATAAGTACAGCTCGGACAGAAAACAGTTTAACGTgatcccagccaaaaccatgTCGGTGAGCGTGGATGCTCTCACCATCCACAACCACTTGTGGCAAGCCAAGAGACCCGCGGTGCCAAAGAAGAGCCAGACTCGGAAATGAcacccagcccctggggagAAGGTTGGCTCAACTGGGATTGCATTGACAGAAGAACATGTTTACCGTTTTCCTCCAGTTTGGTCTGAAACGTGCGGAACCAGAGACGTTTTTTAAGAAGCTTCGGGACAGAGAACCATGGATGCAAGTTCTTGAGGATGAAGGAACGTTGCCAGTGTTTTTTTTATGAATGATCAATCTGCTGTTACACCCAATGCTAACTACTGTGGCTTTCAGCTGATGAGGGACTGTGCATGTAGCAAGATCTTGAACAAGTGGATTTCCTTTTACTTGAAGCTTTTCATCGGTACAAATTGGGAATAATTTaattctctttcctctccacctcattccctctttttcctgGCATTCTTAAAAGTTGGCAAGCTCCAGACTTGGGTAGAAGGATTGAACAGATCTGGGGTGAAgtgctttgggtttggtttggttttttaaacagTCTTTAGGGAAATCTTCCTTTCAGACCTTTTTGAGGAACTGTTGAATACATCCAGTTGTTGTACTGTATCTACTGCCAACGTAAGTCCAGCTCtcagatttctgaaaaaagCCCCACCTTGTGCTGCTCAGAACAGAGTTTACTTGCAGGATCTGTGTAGGATAAGCATTGCAAGAATTGCAAAAGCCAGTCTTTttctaaagaataaaaaaaaatataaaaaagtggTTCACAGATATAAAGATCTCTGGAATACAATCATGAAGAGGCGTAACAGGTGCTACTAGCTGGAATGTGCCTGGCTGAAACTTAAGGCAAGCTGAATGGAGCCCAGTCATTACTGATTTCAGTTTCAGGTAGTGTCCTAaagatttgtttgctttaataAAGGTGGATGCTGGTAGGTATAGAACATTTCCACTCTGAGCACGCTACTCCTGTACGATGGTGCACTTAATGATCAcagattttaatgtttttattacaTCATGAAATGTAATTCTACTTTCTTTGTCCTGTCTTTATTCTGAATGAGCAGCATGCTCTACAATGAAGAGTGtgttatgttttttattttgggtgatatattaatatatattgatttgtttttctcatttgaaagcaatttttaaacagagacatttgcatttgtttcaaAAGCCCAAATAAGTCGAATGGCTTGGATTTCTTTTCATGTTGAAATATTAAATCTTGAGTTATGACCT
Proteins encoded in this window:
- the CAMSAP1 gene encoding calmodulin-regulated spectrin-associated protein 1 isoform X2 → MVDVDVCAGGDSTRRKMDALTDSAVEIVPLELYDSARAKIAANLQWICAKAYGIDNVPEELKDPFYIDQYEQEHIKPPVIKLLLSSELYCRVCSLILKGDQVAALQGHQSVIQALSRKGIYVMESDDTPVSESDLGSAPIKMSSHMAMIDALMMAYTVEMISIEKVVASVKRFSTFSASKELPYDLEDAMVFWINKVNLKMREITEKEIKLKQQLMESPGHQKVRYRRDHLSSRQLPYFPVLEDLMKDGSDGAALLAVIHYYCPEQMKLDDICLKEVTSIADSLYNIQLLREFSNEYLNKCFYLTLEDMLYAPLVLKPNVMVFIAELFWWFENVKPDFVQPRDIQEIKDVKAVMQQKSSRPPVPISNATKRSFLATPASPSPAELQPPAQAAPEACSRYYLHPEEPDYLGKGGSPAFSPSHPLLPLRQKQQKSLQGEDSPGHRHRSNSLTRVDGQPRGAVLAWPERKPRPLSQPTPFALHHSASTDVDPGSGDSISLARSISKDSLASNIVNVTPKNQPHPPSVKANGKSLLNNVEMEDEDEELIAIIRSEERPNRGDPEVQNAAARVPSIVATAWSPKTSSDPSDSKPESFYLEPLMPAVLKPAKEKQVINKEDECGEGKQRSFVTKRLNEGHLSLLRKKATSSHGEHDLSRTFTPISSSDFTPVADPGSGDAVALGEADVEASRPLASSSLDPSSQELSTGGFFLHAAKPDDEVTSKVSVSYGKGLNLHIQDTTWTMVRQDSEPDLLDMEDADQDLVAMDNHPIVTKYIGEEESAKLQEDMKVKEHEDKDDASGRSSPCLSTISQVSSVSMASGSVRMTSFAERKLQRLNSYETKSSTSSSQKTTPDGSESCPAPLTTWKQKREQSPNRQNKDNVNLLASELVQLHMQLEEKRRAIEAQKKKMEALSARQRLKLGKAAFLHVVKKGKSPDGPQPIKPEHFGKEYSRHNGEDLDEVSLGSKSEEFLVKEEEREEMLNDSQDVAKVKMQESLAFAEQHKPKDPAALHDLEKSKIISVALLEDNVTEADINECDLSIEKLNETISTLQQAILKISQQQELLMKSPTVPSPGTRSNSQDQKVKPSIHFVEPLSPTGMNSLRKPPRLGQGRTPRPGRPSELKVPKDRQQNSARVKTPTPSLENLPHLRPFPPNSLAKTPTEVGLESSPDHGSGSQEKCFFDTYRLHDESNQRALVLSTSKDANILSEMSKEVNNSFKEAGLNSSDGSGKENVPVDEPLRSKANLIEVDLSDLKAPDEGELENQDSSVDMISEGDQKSGVGFFFKDEQKAEDELAKKRAAFLLKQQRKAEEARLRKQQLEAEVEQKRDEARRKAEEDRIRKEEEKARRELIKQEYLRKKQQQILEEQGLGKPKSKPKKPRPKSVHREESYSDSGTKCSSTPDNLSSAQSGSSLSLASAATTEPESVHSGGTPSQRVESMESLPILSRNPSRNTERDWENASTASSIASVAEYTGPKLFKEPSSKSNKPIIHNAISHCCLAGKVNEPHKNSILEELEKCDANHYIILFRDAGCQFRALYCYYPDTEEIYKLTGTGPKSITKKMIDKLYKYSSDRKQFNVIPAKTMSVSVDALTIHNHLWQAKRPAVPKKSQTRK
- the CAMSAP1 gene encoding calmodulin-regulated spectrin-associated protein 1 isoform X1, with the translated sequence MVDVDVCAGGDSTRRKMDALTDSAVEIVPLELYDSARAKIAANLQWICAKAYGIDNVPEELKDPFYIDQYEQEHIKPPVIKLLLSSELYCRVCSLILKGDQVAALQGHQSVIQALSRKGIYVMESDDTPVSESDLGSAPIKMSSHMAMIDALMMAYTVEMISIEKVVASVKRFSTFSASKELPYDLEDAMVFWINKVNLKMREITEKEIKLKQQLMESPGHQKSPSKWYWKLVPVRYRRDHLSSRQLPYFPVLEDLMKDGSDGAALLAVIHYYCPEQMKLDDICLKEVTSIADSLYNIQLLREFSNEYLNKCFYLTLEDMLYAPLVLKPNVMVFIAELFWWFENVKPDFVQPRDIQEIKDVKAVMQQKSSRPPVPISNATKRSFLATPASPSPAELQPPAQAAPEACSRYYLHPEEPDYLGKGGSPAFSPSHPLLPLRQKQQKSLQGEDSPGHRHRSNSLTRVDGQPRGAVLAWPERKPRPLSQPTPFALHHSASTDVDPGSGDSISLARSISKDSLASNIVNVTPKNQPHPPSVKANGKSLLNNVEMEDEDEELIAIIRSEERPNRGDPEVQNAAARVPSIVATAWSPKTSSDPSDSKPESFYLEPLMPAVLKPAKEKQVINKEDECGEGKQRSFVTKRLNEGHLSLLRKKATSSHGEHDLSRTFTPISSSDFTPVADPGSGDAVALGEADVEASRPLASSSLDPSSQELSTGGFFLHAAKPDDEVTSKVSVSYGKGLNLHIQDTTWTMVRQDSEPDLLDMEDADQDLVAMDNHPIVTKYIGEEESAKLQEDMKVKEHEDKDDASGRSSPCLSTISQVSSVSMASGSVRMTSFAERKLQRLNSYETKSSTSSSQKTTPDGSESCPAPLTTWKQKREQSPNRQNKDNVNLLASELVQLHMQLEEKRRAIEAQKKKMEALSARQRLKLGKAAFLHVVKKGKSPDGPQPIKPEHFGKEYSRHNGEDLDEVSLGSKSEEFLVKEEEREEMLNDSQDVAKVKMQESLAFAEQHKPKDPAALHDLEKSKIISVALLEDNVTEADINECDLSIEKLNETISTLQQAILKISQQQELLMKSPTVPSPGTRSNSQDQKVKPSIHFVEPLSPTGMNSLRKPPRLGQGRTPRPGRPSELKVPKDRQQNSARVKTPTPSLENLPHLRPFPPNSLAKTPTEVGLESSPDHGSGSQEKCFFDTYRLHDESNQRALVLSTSKDANILSEMSKEVNNSFKEAGLNSSDGSGKENVPVDEPLRSKANLIEVDLSDLKAPDEGELENQDSSVDMISEGDQKSGVGFFFKDEQKAEDELAKKRAAFLLKQQRKAEEARLRKQQLEAEVEQKRDEARRKAEEDRIRKEEEKARRELIKQEYLRKKQQQILEEQGLGKPKSKPKKPRPKSVHREESYSDSGTKCSSTPDNLSSAQSGSSLSLASAATTEPESVHSGGTPSQRVESMESLPILSRNPSRNTERDWENASTASSIASVAEYTGPKLFKEPSSKSNKPIIHNAISHCCLAGKVNEPHKNSILEELEKCDANHYIILFRDAGCQFRALYCYYPDTEEIYKLTGTGPKSITKKMIDKLYKYSSDRKQFNVIPAKTMSVSVDALTIHNHLWQAKRPAVPKKSQTRK